The Peptostreptococcaceae bacterium genome window below encodes:
- a CDS encoding proline--tRNA ligase — MDKNEKKFVQEITPMEVDFPQWYTDVIKKTDLVDYSPVKGFMVIKPYGYALWEAIQSDMDRRFKETGHKNCYFPLLIPESLLNKEKEHVKGFAPEVAWVTHGGNERLAERLCIRPTSETIICSMYAKWLSSYRELPYLYNQWCSVVRWEKSTRPFLRTSEFLWQEGHTIHETAEEAQEETLRMLNVYKESAEELMAIPVIVGQKSDSEKFAGAHETYTMEALMHDGKALQAGTSHNLGQHFTKAFDINFQGRTGKIEFPYQTSWGVSTRLIGGIIMVHGDNRGLVLPPRMAPIQVIIIPIAQNKGGVLEEAEKIHNELKNAGIRVETDSDTMNTVGWKFNEYEMKGVPIRIEIGPRDIKNNQVMVARRDTLEKEAVSMENLGEYIAKLLDDIHNNMFEKAKRMRDEKTYTITDYDDFKKKMKESPGFMKAMWCGDKECEEAIKEETGATIRCIPFEQENISDVCPFCGKKAKHMVYLARAY; from the coding sequence ATGGATAAGAACGAGAAAAAATTTGTACAAGAAATAACACCTATGGAAGTCGACTTTCCTCAATGGTACACAGATGTAATTAAAAAGACGGACCTGGTAGATTATTCGCCCGTTAAGGGATTCATGGTAATAAAGCCGTATGGATATGCTTTGTGGGAAGCGATTCAAAGCGATATGGACAGGCGCTTCAAGGAAACTGGACATAAAAATTGCTATTTTCCCCTGCTGATTCCGGAAAGCCTTTTAAACAAGGAAAAGGAGCACGTCAAGGGTTTTGCACCGGAAGTGGCATGGGTAACACATGGGGGAAACGAAAGACTTGCGGAACGTCTTTGCATTCGTCCTACCTCGGAGACTATCATTTGCTCGATGTATGCTAAATGGCTTAGCTCATACAGGGAGTTGCCTTATCTCTACAATCAATGGTGCAGCGTCGTAAGATGGGAAAAAAGCACCAGGCCGTTCCTTAGAACATCGGAATTTTTGTGGCAGGAAGGCCATACTATTCATGAGACGGCGGAGGAGGCTCAGGAGGAGACTCTTAGGATGCTAAACGTGTATAAGGAATCCGCTGAGGAATTGATGGCTATCCCGGTTATTGTCGGACAAAAGAGCGACAGTGAAAAATTTGCGGGAGCCCATGAAACATACACGATGGAAGCGCTTATGCATGACGGAAAAGCTCTCCAAGCTGGGACTTCACACAATCTAGGGCAACATTTTACTAAAGCATTCGACATCAATTTCCAAGGAAGAACCGGAAAAATAGAGTTTCCGTATCAAACATCATGGGGCGTTTCAACCCGACTTATCGGTGGGATAATCATGGTGCATGGAGACAATAGAGGATTGGTTCTGCCGCCAAGAATGGCACCGATACAAGTAATCATAATACCGATTGCTCAAAATAAGGGTGGCGTTTTAGAAGAGGCTGAAAAAATACACAATGAATTGAAGAATGCGGGAATTAGGGTCGAAACGGATTCTGATACGATGAATACTGTCGGATGGAAGTTCAACGAGTATGAAATGAAGGGAGTTCCTATTCGTATAGAAATAGGACCGAGAGATATTAAGAATAATCAAGTCATGGTAGCCAGAAGAGATACCCTTGAAAAAGAAGCCGTTTCTATGGAAAATTTGGGCGAATATATTGCAAAGCTTTTGGATGACATACACAATAACATGTTTGAAAAAGCCAAAAGGATGCGAGACGAGAAAACATATACAATAACAGACTATGATGATTTCAAGAAAAAAATGAAGGAAAGTCCCGGATTCATGAAGGCTATGTGGTGCGGAGACAAGGAATGCGAGGAAGCAATCAAGGAAGAGACCGGAGCTACAATAAGATGCATACCTTTCGAGCAGGAAAATATTTCGGACGTATGCCCATTCTGTGGAAAGAAAGCTAAACATATGGTCTACCTTGCCCGTGCGTACTAA
- a CDS encoding 2-C-methyl-D-erythritol 2,4-cyclodiphosphate synthase, whose protein sequence is MRVGIGYDVHRFTPGKPLILGGVEIPCDMGLKGHSDADVLVHAICDALLGAAAMGDIGRHFPDTDDSIKGISSLLILKKVCGMLYKKGFGIVNIDTVVIAQKPKIGVYSEAMKKCLAEASGVDENLIGIKATTTEGLGFEGREEGISAQAVALIDKLENLD, encoded by the coding sequence ATGAGAGTAGGAATCGGTTACGATGTACACCGCTTTACGCCAGGAAAGCCATTGATTTTGGGAGGCGTAGAGATACCCTGCGATATGGGGCTTAAAGGTCATTCGGATGCCGATGTCTTGGTTCATGCCATTTGCGATGCATTGCTTGGAGCGGCGGCAATGGGTGACATAGGTCGTCATTTTCCGGATACGGATGATTCAATAAAGGGCATTTCAAGTTTGCTTATACTTAAAAAGGTTTGTGGAATGCTCTACAAGAAAGGTTTTGGAATTGTAAATATTGATACGGTTGTAATAGCGCAAAAGCCTAAAATAGGAGTATATTCGGAAGCAATGAAGAAATGCTTGGCGGAGGCTTCCGGAGTTGATGAAAACCTAATAGGCATAAAGGCGACTACTACAGAAGGCCTAGGTTTTGAAGGCAGGGAAGAGGGCATATCGGCGCAGGCGGTTGCTTTAATTGACAAACTTGAAAATCTTGATTGA
- the ispD gene encoding 2-C-methyl-D-erythritol 4-phosphate cytidylyltransferase, producing MIVTAVIAAAGSGSRMGNGVKKQYIELAGKPVLSYSLEVFLKMDEIDSVVLVIPEGDRVTVDNYVLKDLDIKGKIILVNGGSSRQESVEKGIIAAPEDTEILVVHDGARPFVTEEIIAECIHKAKLYGACVAAVPIKDTVKQSLDGQFVDSTPRRDSLFSVQTPQAFNYELIRMAHEKAHAEGFEGTDDAMLVEACGGKVAISAGAYGNIKLTSPEDVALGEILVKNKREMES from the coding sequence ATGATTGTTACTGCAGTTATAGCCGCCGCCGGAAGCGGATCCCGAATGGGAAACGGCGTGAAAAAACAATATATCGAATTAGCAGGTAAACCGGTTCTTTCGTATTCGCTGGAAGTTTTCCTCAAGATGGATGAAATAGATTCGGTCGTATTGGTTATACCGGAAGGAGATCGAGTGACGGTTGACAACTATGTGCTTAAGGATCTTGACATTAAGGGGAAAATAATATTGGTAAATGGTGGATCAAGCCGCCAGGAGTCGGTAGAAAAAGGCATTATTGCTGCTCCGGAAGACACTGAAATACTTGTTGTTCATGATGGAGCAAGGCCATTCGTAACCGAAGAGATTATTGCGGAGTGTATACATAAAGCGAAGCTTTATGGGGCGTGCGTGGCGGCTGTTCCAATAAAGGATACCGTTAAACAGTCGCTAGATGGCCAGTTTGTTGACAGCACCCCCCGAAGGGACTCCCTATTCAGCGTACAGACGCCTCAGGCCTTTAATTACGAATTGATACGCATGGCTCATGAAAAAGCACATGCAGAAGGTTTTGAGGGAACTGACGATGCTATGCTCGTTGAGGCTTGTGGCGGAAAAGTGGCAATATCGGCAGGTGCATATGGAAACATAAAGCTGACTTCTCCGGAAGATGTTGCATTGGGAGAAATCCTCGTGAAGAATAAAAGGGAGATGGAATCATGA
- a CDS encoding PIN/TRAM domain-containing protein → MSDKIIKSVTSLIGALIGYALSLLLIDFVESQNLISVGPMPRVVANIFGALIFAMVMYLFAPYIKEKGCNLVYWAERELQNIPAAVIMAGAIGLIIGLIIAYLISQLLLNIPIPFVGNIMSAFLYLFLGFLGVRIGVKNTPEMLALPAKFKNAGEKQKYKMSFVEGCKPKILDTSVIIDGRIADICKTGFVEGPLVIPEFVLEELQHIADSSDNLKRNRGRRGLDILSKIQKELEIEVVIVDIDFDDVSEVDSKLVKLAQQMNGKVVTNDFNLNKVADLQGVQVLNINDLTNSVKSIVLAGEEMDTQIIKEGKEAGQGIGYLDDGTMIVVDGGRRYVGKHVIVIVTSVLQTSAGRMIFAKTKHA, encoded by the coding sequence ATGTCGGATAAAATTATTAAAAGTGTAACATCTCTTATTGGCGCGCTTATAGGATATGCATTAAGTCTTCTGTTGATTGATTTTGTGGAAAGTCAAAATCTTATTTCAGTGGGACCCATGCCGCGGGTTGTCGCGAATATATTTGGAGCTTTAATCTTCGCGATGGTTATGTATCTTTTTGCCCCATACATAAAAGAAAAGGGTTGCAATCTCGTATATTGGGCTGAACGAGAGCTTCAAAACATTCCGGCCGCGGTTATTATGGCGGGAGCTATCGGACTCATAATTGGACTTATAATTGCTTATCTCATAAGTCAATTGTTGCTTAATATACCGATTCCGTTTGTTGGTAACATAATGTCTGCATTCCTATATCTTTTCTTGGGATTCCTTGGAGTGAGAATAGGCGTGAAAAATACACCTGAAATGCTGGCCTTGCCTGCCAAATTCAAGAATGCGGGAGAAAAGCAGAAATACAAAATGTCTTTTGTAGAGGGATGTAAACCTAAAATTCTAGATACAAGCGTCATAATAGACGGTAGAATAGCAGATATATGCAAAACTGGTTTTGTGGAAGGTCCTTTGGTTATACCGGAATTTGTATTGGAAGAGCTTCAGCACATAGCTGATTCATCGGACAACCTCAAGAGGAATAGGGGAAGGCGCGGACTCGACATTCTGAGCAAGATACAAAAGGAACTCGAGATAGAAGTAGTAATTGTAGATATCGATTTTGATGATGTTTCAGAGGTTGACAGCAAGCTTGTCAAACTTGCGCAGCAGATGAATGGAAAAGTTGTAACAAACGATTTTAATCTTAACAAGGTTGCTGACCTGCAGGGTGTTCAAGTCCTTAATATCAATGATTTAACGAACTCAGTCAAATCGATAGTACTTGCAGGGGAAGAAATGGATACTCAAATCATTAAGGAAGGCAAAGAGGCCGGACAGGGAATCGGCTATTTGGATGATGGGACGATGATTGTAGTTGATGGAGGAAGGCGGTATGTTGGAAAACATGTCATTGTCATAGTCACAAGCGTTCTTCAGACTTCTGCTGGACGAATGATTTTTGCAAAAACGAAGCATGCGTAA